The sequence ACTGCCACCAAATTTGGCAACTATTAGTTTAGTCATAGTACTTTAACAAATCAAAATCGCCTTCTATTAAGCATTTGATTGTTATTTTGTTAATTTTTGAATAATCTCAGCTGCAATCTTTGCACCTGTTGTGTTTACTTTAATTCGTTTTTCTTCTAGTTTTTTTAGAATTAATTCTTGTAATCTGTCTAGATCCTCAAAAACAAAACCTACCTCCCTTGCATTATCTTCTTGCTCAAAATGTCCCTTTATTGGTATGAATATTGCTGGAGTGCCATATGCCTTAGCCTCATCTATTGTTGATTTTCCTGCCAATGAAATAATTACATCTGCTGCAAAAATTAATTCATGCAAGTTATCTACAAATCCTAGATTTCTTACATTTTCATATTTTTTGTTTACTGCTGGTCCTGAAACTAAAACTATGTCCAGCTCTTGATTAATTTTTAAGATACTCTCTAATGCTTTTTCAATTAGAAATAATCCTGCACTTGTACCGCCAATTGATATGAGTATGGTTTTTTTTCCAAAAGAAAACTTTTTTCTTAATTCATCTCTGGTTGAATTTATTTGTCTAACTATGGGTCCAACCATTTTGACATTATCATAGTCATCTCCGATCTCTGGAAATATTACAACGTCGCATTTTTTTATAATTTCTTGCATTGATTTATTCATCTTTTTTTCTATAAATGATGCTATACCTTTAGTGAAATGTGTCTCAAAAACATCAGTAACTAATACTGTTGGGATTTTGATATTTTGTGCAACAGTTAGTGATGCAAAATCTTCATCACTAATTAGCAAATCTGGTTTATCTTTTTGAAGTAATTCTTCTGAAATGTTTTTACAATCTCTATAATATTGATAATAATTCCACAACCACTTTGCTGGATTCTTTAAAGTACCATTTTCAATAATGAAAGATGGTGGATTATAAAGATCTTGTACTTTGAAATTTAATTTTTTTAGAATATTAGCAGCGCCACTACCTGTGATAAAATTTGTTGAAATATTTTCAAAATTATTTACAATTGCAATGTCTCGAGTTACATGACCCAATCCGATTGGACTGGAAAAAAAACTATAATCATTCATGATTTTCTTGATTTCTTATCAAATTTCTAGATTTTCTCTTGTCTCAAAGTTTAAATGGATTTTAACAAGGTAGGTTTCTGGGCTCATAGTCCAGGTCGGTTATGACGTCGCCCTTACACGGCGAAGATCCGGGGTTCAAATCCCCGTGGGCCCATTTTTATCCTATTTTACAACAACTTTTACTTTGTAGCCCTCTTGCAATCCACCAAATTGAAAAAATTAAAACTCCTACTGAAATGAACTTTAATTCTAATCCCTGCATTGGAAATAATGATAATCCTCCAACTGCGCCTAAAATTACTGCTAAAGGTGCAGTGCATGCAGGACATCCGGGTGTAAATGCTGCAAATGCTCCACCCAATACGGCTGATGAATTTGATTTGACAGAATTCATCATCTTCATTCTCTTAATCTTAAATGCCATCATTGCAAAATTGATTCCAGCTAGAGACGAAATTCCAACTGTTAATCCAACTGATGCTAAAATATAGTAAGGCATTATCTCCATTGTAGTATTCAAGTGAGATGGTAGCATTGACATTGTCAAAAAGTAATAGATTATTCCTAGCCCTGTACCGCTAATTATTGCAATGGCAGCATATCTTTTTATTTTTAACACATTTGAAATCAATTGAATTTTACTTTCCAAGTAAGTCAATTCACAATTCATCATATTTTAACTATATTTGATTAACAAAAGACTATTAGCCATAAACTACTCTTCAAAAATATGACTGAATTTTCATCTGAAGAAAAAACTATTCTTGTTCAATATGGGATAAAAAAATATGAAAATGAAGCAATTGTAAATGAAAAACTAAAAACCATTTTATCTGAAAAAGATATTCAAAGAAACATAGATACTCTGATTGGAACTCAACGAGTTAGAAGAATAGGCCCTGAAATTCTTCAAAACAATGAAAGCCATACTGAATTACCAGATTTACCAGATAATCTAAAATCTATAATTGACATTCTTTAGATAAAGAATTCTTAAATTACTCTGATTCCTTGATTCAAATATGAACAAGCTTGTTTTATTTTCAAGTATTTTGGTTTTGACATTTCTATTGACATTCTCTATTGATTCTGCTTTTGCCCATCCACATCCTGGCCAAATAATGATCAACGGCCATTCTCATGAGCCTCAAACTGAAATTATTTCACTTGGTGGAAATATTGCACTAGAAAAATCCACTATATTTTTCCATTCTTCTGAAGATAATACTTTACCCTGGGCATTTGTTGAAGGAAAGATTGCAAATCATGTTGAAGGTTATCCAGTAATTATTCAAATTTTTAAAGAAAATGATGCTGTTCATTTTGCTCAGACAGATGTGAGTTCAAATGGTAATTATGAATACAAGTTTAGAGTTTTAAAATCTGAAAATGGTATTACTAGTAAAATCTTTGCTGGTGATTATTCAGTAAAAATCTTCAAAGTAGTATACATGTATCCAGAAAACCTAATTTAGAATCCACGTAATCCTTCTGGGCGTACAGTCTCTGGATGTTGCTTCATCCATTCTACCTTATCTAACATTGCTTGTTTGTCTTGAGGAAATGTTCCTTTCACTGTATATGCATTTGAACCATGATTTACTCTGAAAACAATCTCTTCTTTAGTATCAATCTGATTAATCAAATCATATAGTTCTTCTAATGATTCATCGTCATCAATTTTGGTAAATTCCCCTTCATACTTGTCAATAAATTCTTGTTTAATTCCATTTTCTAGATAGAGAGTTAAAGCACCAACATAATTAGGAGAGCAAGCACTAATGACTTCAGCAGTACCTTTGATATGCTCTTTTGAGTATTTCTTTCCACCCAGTCCTAAAATCACCATACATGACATTACGTATCCAGCTTCTTTTGCTTTGTTCACTGATTTGATAATTGTTTTTGCAATTGCACCTTTTGTTACTTTTTTTAGAACAATATCTGAGCCACTTTCAATTCCTAAGTAGAACATATCAAGTCCTGCTTCATTCATTTTCTTTAACTCTTCAGATGTTTTCTTTAAAATATTCATAGGCATTGCATAACATGAAATTCTTTCAATGTTTTGAAATTTCTCTCTAATGTATTTTACAATTTTAATCATATATTCTGAATCAAGATTTAGTGCATCACCATCTGCAAGGAATACTCGTCTTGTATCTGGTTGATAACCTGCCATCATATCAATTTCAGCTTTCACATCTTCCCATGATCTTTCAGAATATTCTTTTGATCTATACATATCACAGAATGAGCATTCGTTAAATGAACATCCTAATGTTACTTGGAAAATTAAAGATCTAGCTTCTGATGGTGGTCTATACAGAGGCGCATCATAATTTAACATCATTTTTTATCCACTCAAAATTGCCTGATTATGTTTTTTATACTTTCTACTTTTCTTATCTCAGAATACCTTTTAGTAGTAAATATGGAGGAATTTTGTAACATATGGCCAATGATTCTGATGCAAAAAGACTCTTGTGGTTTGTATTTGCAGGTTCTAGAGGCGGATTGAATCGATTAAAAATAATTTCTAAACTAAAGGAAAGTCCATTTAACACAAATCAATTAGCAAAGGAAATGGGTCTTGATTACAAGGCCATTCAGCATCATATCAGAGTATTAGAAAAAAATAACATGATCACTAAAGTTGGTGAAAAATACAATGTAACCTATTTTATCTCAACTTATCTTGAAGTCAATATGGAGGCATTTGAAGAAATTGCAAGGAAATTGGACAAAAGTAAATAAAAGCTCTAGAGGTGTTTTACACTAAATGGAATCTACTTCTCTAGTACTATCTATTGTTTCAATTGCTAATATGGGTATACTTGGAATTCTAATCTGTATATTTGGAAAGATGTATGGGAGTACTCGGGCCCAGCTTCCATTAGGTATGATAGTTGTTGCAGGTATGTTATTTTTGCATAATGTCATTGGTGCATTAGCTTATTTTTCAATGGAGGAGATTTTCTCACATGAAATATTCCCATACATGTTAGGAGTAGGAATTGCAGAACTTGCAGGATTGATAATATTTCTAAAAATTACTTTAGACTAATCTTAGTTTATTTGTAACAAAAATGAATCAATTATGTGTTACAAGAATATCTAAAATTAAACAAAAATGTTCTCATAGCATTTGCAGCATCAATAATTATTTCAGCTGTTATTGCTCAAGTTTTATCTGACCAAGATGATATTCTTAACACTACATATACTACAATTGCAGATTATGCAATTTATTTTTCAGTTTTTAGTAGCTTATTTTACTTTGATAACAGGAAAAAATATCGATTAGAATCTGGAAAAACTGATACTGTAAAACTAAAACAAGATTTAAAAAAATTAATCACTTCACTGGGAATTGCTGAAGTTGTTTACACTATAGTTAGATGGGCTTTACAGTATTATTTACTAACAATAAACTATGATCCTTATTTAGCATCAATTTTATCGCAAGGAATATCTACAATTATTTACATGATGGTGCTAAATCTAACTGTAAAGATAACAAGGTTGTATAAAGATGGCAATTAGCATTTACGTTGATGGTTCTGGTGGAACTAGTAGTGGGTATGGATATTTTGTTAAAGAGACTGGGGAATCCTTTTATGAAAAAAAATCTGATCTGACAAACAATCAGGCTGAATATCTAGCAATAATTTCTGCATTGAACAAATATGTTGATTCAAATGATGAAATTACAATTTACAGTGATTCAAAGAATACCGTAAACCAACTAAATCATGAATTTGCAATAAATAATGAAGCACTAAGAAATCTGGCTAGAGAAGCGTGGGAACTAATTGGAAAATTTTCTAATTTATCCATTGTTTGGGTTCCAAGAAAAGAGAATTTAGCAGGAAAAATGCTGGGAAGCTAAAAACTAGAGATCAGAAATTTCCAAGAATAACTTTATTATACAAAATCTCAGATTGAATTTATTATGGCAGATTCTGTTATCTTATCACCAAAATCTATTGCAGTGATTGGTGCATCTGATAAGAGAGGAAGTGTTGGTGCTACAATTACATCAAACATTATGAATGGTTTCAAAGGAACAGTTTACCCAATTAGTCCATCTAGAGATACAGTATTTTACAAAAAAGCCTACAAGTCTGTTTTAGATGTTCCAAAACCAATTGATCTTGCAGTTATTGTAATCAAAAACACATTGGTTGCACCTGTATTAGAAGAATGTGGAAAGAAAAAAGTCAAAGGCGTTATAATTATCACAGCAGGTTTCAAAGAAGTTGATGAAGAAGGAGCTAAACGAGAACAAGAAATTAAAGACATAGCTAAAAAATACAAAATCCAAATCATTGGACCTAACTGTCTTGGTGTCATGAATCTTGATCCGAAGACAATGATGAATTCTACTTTCCTTAAAGTAACACCAAAATCTGGAAAAATTGCACTTGTATCACAAAGTGGTGCAATATGTGCAGCATTAGTTGAAGATGCCAGTGCACAGGGAATTGGATTTTCTGCAGTGGTTAGTCTTGGTAACAAAGCTGTAATGAGCGAAGTTGATATTCTAAAAATTCTTGCAAATCATAAGCAAACCGAAGTTATTGTAATGTATCTTGAAGACATGGGAGACGGTCAAGAATTCCTTAAAGTTTGTAAAAATATTACTAAAAAACTCAAAAAACCTGTTCTTGTACTCAAATCAGGACGTAGTCCAGAAGGTGCAAAAGCTGCAATGTCTCATACTGGAGCCTTGATGGGCTCTGATGAAATCTATGATGCATTACTCAAACAATCAGGTGCTATTCGAGTTGATACAATGGAGGAACTCTTTGACTATGCAACAGCATTTTCAAAACAACCCCTTCCAGCAGGAGGTGACTTAGTGATTGTTTCAAATGCAGGAGGTCCTGCAATTATCTCAACCGATGCATGCTCAAAGATGAATATTAAGATGGCAGATATTACTAGTGTCCGGAAAAAAATTGATGCAGTAATTCCACCTTGGGGAAGTTCTAGAAATCCTGTTGATATTGTTGGTGATGCTGATTTTAATAGATTCCATAATGTTTTGGATCGTGTGTTGACTCATCCCAAAGTTGGCTCTGTTATCTCAATGTGCACGCCATCTGGAACACTAGACTATGATAAATTAGCAGAAGTAATTGTTACAATGTCTAAAAAATACAAAAAGACAATGCTTGCAAGTTTAATGGGATTAGATGAAGGAATTACAAATAGAGAAATTTTAGCAAAGGGTAATGTTCCATATTATAATTATGCAGAAGGTGCAATCAGAACTCTTTCTGCAATGATTAAATTTTCAAACTGGGTTAAATCTCCAAATGGAAAAATTACTAAATTCAAAGTAAACAAAACTAAAGCAAAAGCAATTTTTGATAAAGTAAAAAAAGAAAAGCGACCAAACCTCTTAGAGGAAGAAGGACAAGAAGTTCTCAAAGCATATGGTTTACCTTTACCAAAAAGTGCACTTGCTAAAAATGAAGTAGAGGCAGTAAAAATTGCAAAGAAGATTGGTTATCCTGTTGTAATGAAGATTGCATCTCCACAAATTATTCACAAATCCGATGCAGGTGGTGTTAAAGTTAATTTAACAAATGATTCTGAAATAAAAGAAGCTTACAAAACAATTATCAAAAATGCTAAAAAATACAACAGTAAAGCTGAGATTAAAGGCGTACTGATTGTAGAGATGGTAAAAGGTGGTAAAGAACTCATCATAGGCTCAAAACTTGAACCTGGATTTGGTCCTGTTATCATGCTTGGGATGGGAGGAATCTATGTTGAAGTTCTCAAAGATGTGACATTCAAACTAGCTCCTGTAACTAATCTAGAGGCTGATGACATGATTGCATCAATTAAGACCCAAAAATTACTACAAGGTGTTAGAGGCGAAAAGCCATCTGATATTGCAAAACTCTCTGAATGTATACAACGATTATCCCAACTAGTTTCAGACTTTAAAGAGATCAAAGAATTAGACATGAACCCTGTTCTAGTCATGGAAAAAGGAAAAGGATGTAGAATTCTTGATGTCCGAATAGGCCTCTGATCGCACTTTATTCCTAGAGTTTAACCTGAATTGATTTAGAATATTTATACAAGATAAAAATCAATAATGTAGCATGGCTAATGTCTTAAAGACAATTAGAACAGGTGATGATTACATTGAAAGTCTTAGAGGTCGAGATCTCAAAATTTACCTCTTTGGAGAATTAGTTAAAGAACCAGTCGATCATCCAATGATTAGACCATCAATTAATGCCGTTGCAGAAACTTATGATCTTGCAGTTCGTGAAGAAGGATTAGCTTCTGCTGATTCATCAATTACTGGATTGAAAGTTAATCGATTTTTACACATTGCTGAAAGTGCAGAAGATTTAGTTTTACAAAATAAAATGCAGAGAAAACTTGGACAAAACACTGGAACATGCTTCCAAAGATGTGTCGGAATGGATGCCTTGAACTCTTTGCACTCCACTACATTTGAAATTGATGAAAAACATGGAACAGATTATCATAAAAGATTTTTAGAATTTGTAAAAATGGTACAACAAGAAAATCTTGTAATCGGTGGTGCCATGACTGATCCTAAAGGTGATAGAAGTAAAGGTCCTGCAGAACAAGATGATCCTGATTTATTTACAAGAATTGTAAAAACTGATGAAAATGGAGTTTATGTTTCAGGTGCAAAAGCACATCAGACTGGTTGTATCAACTCTCACTGGATTATCTTAATGCCAACAATTAGACTAACAGAAAATGATAAAGACTGGGCAATTGTTGGAGCAGTTCCTGCAGATGTTAAAGGTGTCACTTACATTTACGGTAGACAATCTTGCGACACAAGAAGTATGGAGGAAGGTGATATTGACGATGGTAATGCAAAGTTTGGAGGACAAGAAGCATTAATGATTTTAGATAATGTGTTTATTCCATGGGATAAAATTTTCATGAACGGTGAATTTGAATTTGCAGCTATGCTTGTAGAGAGATTCACATGTTATCACAGACGCAGTTATGTATGTAAAACAGGTCTAGGTGATGTATTAATTGGTGCTGCAGCAACAATTGCAGATTATAATGGCATTCCAAAAGTCTCCCACATTAAAGATAAAATTATTGAGATGACTCATCTTAATGAAACAATATTTGCTGCAGGTATTGCATCATCTCACCAAGGACAAAAGATGAAGTCAGGTGTTTTCTTAAATGATGATATGCTTGCACAGGTTTGTAAACATAATGTTACTCGATTCCCATATGAGATTAGTAGACTGGCACAAGATATTGCAGGCGGACTAGTAGTTACGTTACCTTCAGAGAAGGACTTTAGACATCCAGAAGCAGGACCTCTACTCAAAAAGTATCTTGTTGGAAGAAAAGGAGTAGATGTAGAAAACAGAATGAGAATTTTAAGATTAATTGAAAATATGACTTTGGGTAGAAATGCAGTAGGATATCTTACAGAATCTATGCATGGTGCAGGCTCACCACAGGCCCAAAGAATTCAAATCCAAAGACAGATGCAAGTAGGTTACAAAAAGAATTTGGCTAAAAATTTGGCAGGAATCACAAATGATATTGTAGAACCAAAAGAACCATCTGAATACTTTAAGCGAGTATTCAAAACCAAAGACTCTGTTCTTTAGAAAACCATTTCATATATTCTGTCTTTAAGTAAAACATATTTTCATCAAACTAGCTTGTAATTGATCTTACTGACAGGTCTTTAAGTACAAACAATTCTTGTTTTTACTAATGACAAATACAAACCTAGTACGAAAAAGTACTATCTTACCACTCCTGTTGGGTATAGGATTATTGTCTGCAACACCATTCATGATAAATGCAAGCGCAGACTTTTTACCAACTGTACCCGTTCCGGATGATGCAATACTTCCTGATATTTCACCTGGTGTTCCAAAACATCTGAATATTCATAATCAACAGCAAGATGAATATCTAAGATTTACAAATGTCTGGGGAAATGTTGGTGTTGGTGGTTTGGAATTTGAACCAATAATTGAAGTTCCAGATCCAGTTGAAGGTACAGTTACACAAGCATTCCAAAATCTTTACAATGAAGAAGGTGAATTCAGACATTCAATTCCACCTGTATGGAATGAAATTGTAACAGAATTTACATTTCATGACACTCATAACCATTGGCACATTGATGGTGTTGGAGAATTTGCAGTAAGAGAAATAACTACTGATACTGAAGGGAATGAAATTCCTGGAGATATTGTCACTTTACCAAGTGGTGATGAAGCAGCTGCAATCAAAGTAGGATTCTGTATTTCAGATGTCTACAAAATTAACGGCGGAAATCCAGCAACATCTCAAAAATGGTATTGGGAATGTGAAGTAGGATTCCAAGGAATTCAACCTGGTTGGATTGATCAATATCATCAATCAACTGATGATAATGAAATAAACATTACAGGTCTTCCAAATGGAGAATACTTCCTAACACACACATGGAATCCAGAAGAATTCTTTGTTGATGATAATGATCAAAATGATCAATCATGGATCAAATTCAAATTATCACAAGACAACAATGGAAATGGAAACAGAAAGATTACTGAAATGGGGTCATTTGCTCCTGAATGCAATCCTGATGGTTCAACTCCTGGAATGTGTGGAGACGTTTCAAAGAACTCTTAGTTCTTTTTTCTTTTATTTTTTATTTGATGTAACAGCATAGCTGGTGCAGCTACATACATTCCCAAATTCATCAAAATCACACCTATTCCATACCCTAGTACCTCAGAGTCTGTTTCTGCATATGACATTACATGTAGGGTTGATAGCAATGGAGTAATTCCAATTTTTACCATCTCTTTGAAAATAGGATTTTCTCTTTCCATGTCTGCGATATGTGGTGAGAATGAATAGTAGAATTCATTGAATCCAGTCATAAATGATGTCCCTGAATCAGTACTCATCAATTGATTGTCTCTGATTTCTCTTAACAATTGAACTTGTGGTGCCATCTCAGAACCATATGCAGCAGTTGCAATCAGACAACCTCCACCTTCTGAATCGCTAATTTGTTTTTCTTCAGTATTTTTTGTTTCAGTTTTATTTTCATTTGATTCTTCTACTGGTGATTCATCTACAATTAATTTTTCTAATTCTTTTTGTTGTTGAGCTAGTTCTTGTGGAATTTCTTTAATGTTTACAGATTTTGTATCTATTTTTCCTTCTTTTGCTTCTTTAGTACTTTCTTGAATTTCTAAGATATAGTACATTCTACTTTGTTCAATTAATTTTTGATATCTGTCTGGCTCTGAATACAACCACAAATCATCATTGTACAAATTTCCACACAGTCTGGATTCTATAGAATGTTGATGATGCTCAAAAAAATCATTTTTCATGTAATAGTACAGTTGGTAATTCTCTTCACACCATTCTATTCCGTTTAATGTCAAGCCTGCAGTATCACGAAATGGAGTTTGTGCGTATGCAGAACTAATTACAAAAATTATTGAAAAAACAAGTAAATATTTCAATTAGGAAATTTCTTTTCTGCTACTTGATAAGTGATTCTACTCTTGAAACAAATAATTCATGAGGATCCTTTTTTAGTAAATTTGACGTAAGTATACTACCAAGCAAGCAGGACGATCTATTGCTCTTGTCATATGGGGCATATGTGAACCTGTTTGCCTGAATATTACAAAATCAAATCTTTTTCTATTTCTTCTTTGGAACTTCTTTTTCTTTTGATTCTATTTTATCATCAATGGAATCTTCAATCTCTTCAAATTTTTCATCAATTTCTTCTGTTTTTGTTTGACTTTCTGGTTCATCTGTATCGTCTAACTCCTCGACATCATCAGTCTTGTCCACATGTTCAGAATATTCAGAATCTTTTTCAATTTTATCAATGTTTGATAGTTCCTCAATCGTATCAGGATTTACTGAATCTAGAGGATCTGTAAGTGAGAGTTTTTTTTCATTTTTCTTCTTTACAAATTGCTTTACTACCATTATTCCAATGACTATTGCAATTATGGCATAGTTGATTGGCGGCTTTAGTAATTGTGTGATATATCCTACTTGAGGTAAAGTATATGCTACTTTTCCTATGTACTCTTCATCTGTGATTGGAAAGTCAGTTCCTGGAATTGATGCTGGATTTGCATCTCCTTTAGTTCTAATTGTTTTAGGATCATCTTCCATTATTGACGCTACTCTGTGAACAATCACTCTGTCATGATCTGATGGCCGATTAAACACAATGATGTCGCCTACCTCAATTTCTTCAAAAGATACATGACCTGAAACTATCAATACATCATATACTTCTAAAACTGGAATCATACTCCCACTTGCTACAACATAAAATGGATTTTGTGTTCCAAATGCTACTTGTAGACCAATCCAAATTACTAAAACCCCTACTGCGACAATTATGATGTCTTTTACTACTCCTTTAGGGATTGATCTTTTTGCCAATTACATTATCGCCTTAGTATCATTGATTAATTTACTAGTTATCAGATTTTGTTACCGCAGTCTTCACAGAATTTGGAACCTTCTTTGTTTACAAATCCACAGCTAGAACATTTTCCTGGTTGAGTTGCAACTTCAGGTTTTCCTAAAAGAACCACTTCACCAATTTTTTTAATACTGCTCCATGGAATACTTCCTTCTGTTCCATCTTCTTTAGTAATTACTAAAACCATAGATTGTGTAGAGTCAATTCCAACTTGCTTTGCAGTTCCTAACTTGTTTGCATTCTCATCAAATACAGGTTTTCCTTCAATAGATGTAACTGAAGTGGATGAACCTGGTTGTGTTACTGTTGGTTCTGGGGTTGTTTGAGGTTCTGAAACTTGTTGCTTTATTTCTGGTTGTGTACTTTGAACTTGAGGTTCTAGGGGTTTTGCAACTCCGACTTCACCTGCTTCATCTTGTTTCTTAAAGTCTCTATATTCTGCAATTGATGCATTACATGAATTACAAATGTATTGACCTCGTTCTGCAAGAATTAAATTTTCTGCAACTTCTTCATTTGGATTCTCAAACTCAATTTTTGGAGGACCCTCAAATTCTTTCTCACAAGTATTGCAAAAATGTTTAGTAATTTTATCTGTATCCAATCTTCCTATTGGTGCTAAAAATAGATCAGGCCCGCCTAGATTCCCTTTCATCTGTTGTTCATCAGTAACGGTTGCCATAACATAGCCTCCAGATCCTCTTAATTTTTTAAGTCTAAGTTCAGAACTCATAACTGAGATTTAGCAAAACGTCATTTAAGTATATATCAAAATTAATTTTCCAACTAAAAATACGGTGTTAATTCTGGTGAACGTTTTTAGGTACGTGCAATAAATTAATCTTAGAATGGCTGTAACACAAATTTCAGATGCAAAATCATGGGAAGTCGATGTGATAAATTCTGACATTCCTGTATTTGTAGACTTTTGGGCCGAATGGTGTGGTCCATGTAGAATGGTAGGTCCAGTAGTTGAAGAACTGGCAGCTGACTATGATGGCAAAGTAAAATTTGTCAAGGTTAACGTTGATGAGGCCAATGAACTGGCATCGAAATACAATGTATTTAGTATTCCAACTTTAATCCTCCTTAACAAAGGAGAAATCGTTAGTCAGCAAGTTGGTGCTGCATCTAAAGAATCATACCAAAGTATGATTGATAGAGCACTCGCATAATTTCAAACACGTTTTTCCTCTTTTTTGATCCTAAAGTAATTAATATTCCAAAAATTAACTGAGATTATGTCATTTGGTGAAGTAGATACTCTCAACATGCTCTTTGACAAATTACAGAATTTGTTTGATGAATCCCAAGGATACTATGAATCATTTCTAGATACAAACAACATGTACAAGAAAGGTCAACTCAGTGACAAAGAATTCTTTCAAAAATTAGGTGATTATACAGTAGCATATTCTGCATTAGAGTTTCTAGCTATCAAAGTGATCTTTGAATTAAAAAAATCAATAGGTTCTGGTTCTGGAAGTACACAATCTCCAGGATTGATGCCTGGAATGGGACAACCTGGAATGATGGCAGGTGGGATGGGACAACCACCAAGATCAGGAACTGCTGCAAATCCAGTAGGTGGCGGACCTCCAGGAATTGTTTCTGCACAAGAAGCATTTGGAGATCCTGGAACTTTACCAACACCTGATCCTGCATTGATGCCAAGACAAACTATTTCACCACAGGGTGGAAATGGATGTTCTTCATGTGGAGCTGCACTTAGAGAAAACGCAAAGTTTTGTACAAAGTGTGGCGCAAAGGCATAAAATTACTAAATTAAAAATTATTTTTTATTGTGTTGTTCCGCATTCAGGACAGAACTTTGCAGTAGCTGATAAACTATTACCGCATTCAGAACAAAAGTTTCCATCTGGAATTTGTTCTTTAAATGCATTTCCAACGTTTGCTGAACTTTTTACTGCACCTGATGGAACATATGTCTCATCATCAATTAAGACCGGTTCAAAGTCTTGTTCTACCAAATATGTCATCATTCTTGGAATTCCTTTTTCCT comes from Nitrosopumilus oxyclinae and encodes:
- a CDS encoding radical SAM protein — translated: MMLNYDAPLYRPPSEARSLIFQVTLGCSFNECSFCDMYRSKEYSERSWEDVKAEIDMMAGYQPDTRRVFLADGDALNLDSEYMIKIVKYIREKFQNIERISCYAMPMNILKKTSEELKKMNEAGLDMFYLGIESGSDIVLKKVTKGAIAKTIIKSVNKAKEAGYVMSCMVILGLGGKKYSKEHIKGTAEVISACSPNYVGALTLYLENGIKQEFIDKYEGEFTKIDDDESLEELYDLINQIDTKEEIVFRVNHGSNAYTVKGTFPQDKQAMLDKVEWMKQHPETVRPEGLRGF
- a CDS encoding 4-hydroxybutyrate--CoA ligase — its product is MADSVILSPKSIAVIGASDKRGSVGATITSNIMNGFKGTVYPISPSRDTVFYKKAYKSVLDVPKPIDLAVIVIKNTLVAPVLEECGKKKVKGVIIITAGFKEVDEEGAKREQEIKDIAKKYKIQIIGPNCLGVMNLDPKTMMNSTFLKVTPKSGKIALVSQSGAICAALVEDASAQGIGFSAVVSLGNKAVMSEVDILKILANHKQTEVIVMYLEDMGDGQEFLKVCKNITKKLKKPVLVLKSGRSPEGAKAAMSHTGALMGSDEIYDALLKQSGAIRVDTMEELFDYATAFSKQPLPAGGDLVIVSNAGGPAIISTDACSKMNIKMADITSVRKKIDAVIPPWGSSRNPVDIVGDADFNRFHNVLDRVLTHPKVGSVISMCTPSGTLDYDKLAEVIVTMSKKYKKTMLASLMGLDEGITNREILAKGNVPYYNYAEGAIRTLSAMIKFSNWVKSPNGKITKFKVNKTKAKAIFDKVKKEKRPNLLEEEGQEVLKAYGLPLPKSALAKNEVEAVKIAKKIGYPVVMKIASPQIIHKSDAGGVKVNLTNDSEIKEAYKTIIKNAKKYNSKAEIKGVLIVEMVKGGKELIIGSKLEPGFGPVIMLGMGGIYVEVLKDVTFKLAPVTNLEADDMIASIKTQKLLQGVRGEKPSDIAKLSECIQRLSQLVSDFKEIKELDMNPVLVMEKGKGCRILDVRIGL
- a CDS encoding glycosyltransferase, with translation MNDYSFFSSPIGLGHVTRDIAIVNNFENISTNFITGSGAANILKKLNFKVQDLYNPPSFIIENGTLKNPAKWLWNYYQYYRDCKNISEELLQKDKPDLLISDEDFASLTVAQNIKIPTVLVTDVFETHFTKGIASFIEKKMNKSMQEIIKKCDVVIFPEIGDDYDNVKMVGPIVRQINSTRDELRKKFSFGKKTILISIGGTSAGLFLIEKALESILKINQELDIVLVSGPAVNKKYENVRNLGFVDNLHELIFAADVIISLAGKSTIDEAKAYGTPAIFIPIKGHFEQEDNAREVGFVFEDLDRLQELILKKLEEKRIKVNTTGAKIAAEIIQKLTK
- a CDS encoding ArsR/SmtB family transcription factor, which produces MANDSDAKRLLWFVFAGSRGGLNRLKIISKLKESPFNTNQLAKEMGLDYKAIQHHIRVLEKNNMITKVGEKYNVTYFISTYLEVNMEAFEEIARKLDKSK
- a CDS encoding reverse transcriptase-like protein, coding for MAISIYVDGSGGTSSGYGYFVKETGESFYEKKSDLTNNQAEYLAIISALNKYVDSNDEITIYSDSKNTVNQLNHEFAINNEALRNLAREAWELIGKFSNLSIVWVPRKENLAGKMLGS
- a CDS encoding 4-hydroxyphenylacetate 3-hydroxylase family protein; amino-acid sequence: MANVLKTIRTGDDYIESLRGRDLKIYLFGELVKEPVDHPMIRPSINAVAETYDLAVREEGLASADSSITGLKVNRFLHIAESAEDLVLQNKMQRKLGQNTGTCFQRCVGMDALNSLHSTTFEIDEKHGTDYHKRFLEFVKMVQQENLVIGGAMTDPKGDRSKGPAEQDDPDLFTRIVKTDENGVYVSGAKAHQTGCINSHWIILMPTIRLTENDKDWAIVGAVPADVKGVTYIYGRQSCDTRSMEEGDIDDGNAKFGGQEALMILDNVFIPWDKIFMNGEFEFAAMLVERFTCYHRRSYVCKTGLGDVLIGAAATIADYNGIPKVSHIKDKIIEMTHLNETIFAAGIASSHQGQKMKSGVFLNDDMLAQVCKHNVTRFPYEISRLAQDIAGGLVVTLPSEKDFRHPEAGPLLKKYLVGRKGVDVENRMRILRLIENMTLGRNAVGYLTESMHGAGSPQAQRIQIQRQMQVGYKKNLAKNLAGITNDIVEPKEPSEYFKRVFKTKDSVL